GTACATTCCTGATTAAGTTCACCCTGATTAAGGTACTGGGTGCAGCTTATCTGCTCTATATCGCTTATAAGGGCTTATTCAAGTCCGAAGGTGATGGAGAAGTGAAAAACAAACCTACTTCTTTTTGGAAAACGGTATTAATGGTCGAACTGATGGATATTGCCTTCAGTATTGACAGCGTCATTGCAGCTTTCGGTGTGAGCGAGAAAGTATGGGTTCTGTTCCTGGGTGGTATTCTCGGCGTTCTGATGATGCGTGGTGTTGCTCAAGTGTTCCTCAAGCTCATTGATAAATTTCCGGAACTGGAACAGACAGCCTTTATTATGATCGCCATTATCGGGGGTAAAATGCTGGCTGCTGCTTTTGGCTTTCATATGTCGCAGATTTTGTTCTTCGGCATTTTGATTGCTGTCTTTGTAGGCACAATGGTTATCAGCTCGGCGAAAAGAAAGAAAAAGGCCGACAAAGAGGCTTAATGTACAAAGTATAGCGAAATCCCTCCTGAAACTAAGGGGGGATTTCTTTTATACCCGGAGCACAGGGCTTCAGTCAGGCAAGAAAGAGCAAGAGGAGGGGAAGAGCCCTGAAATATTTTAATGATTTAACCTCTGAGGAAGTAGAAGCGATCTTTTATACTCCACCGTTGGAGTTTCATAACCGTTCTCCCAAAAGTATATTGGCTTATGCGATAGGAGCGGCTTTGTACATGCCAGCGACCCGCTCGGAAGTAGCGGAAGAGATCAAAAATGGAAAACATGAAGGGTTAACAACGGTCATTTTGGATTTGGAGGATGCGATAGGGGATCAGCAGGTCGGGCAGGCGGAACAATCGCTGGCGCAGCAGCTGTTTCAACTATTGTCTTATGTACGGACGGGGATGATGAGTGAACAGCAATTACCTTTGTTATTTGTGCGTGTGCGCTCTGTGGAGCAGTTGGAACGACTACTGAACGGTTTGGGTGAATCTTTGTCACTGCTCACGGGCTTTGTCTTACCCAAGTTCTCTTCTGATAATGGACGAGCGTATTTTGCACTCATTGCAGAATATAACCGGAGTATGCATACAGGGGCAGGAAACGAAAACAACATGCCTGTGCTGTACGGGCTACCGATTCTTGAAAGCTCCAAAATCATTTATCGGGAAACCCGCTGGAAAGAGCTATTGTCGATTAAAGAAATCTTAGACGAGTACCAGGAATATGTGTTGAATGTACGCATTGGAGCAACCGATTTTTCCAGTCTGTATGGCTTGAGACGCAGCCCGGATATTACGATTTATGAAATTGCCGTCATTCGGGATTGCATCGCAGATATTATTAACTTGTTTGGACGCGTGGGCTCAAATTACGTCATTTCCGGTCCTGTATGGGAATATTTCTCTCACCGAGAACGTGTCTTTAAACCTCAATTAAGAGTATCTCCTTTCGAAGATGCACTTGGGAAGCCGGGCCGACACTTGCGGATGGACTTCATCTCAGATGCCGTAGACGGACTGATCCGAGAAGTCATGATGGACAAAGAGAATGGGATTATCGGCAAAACGATTATTCATCCCTCCCATATTAAGCCGGTACAGGCCATGTATGCGGTGACACATGAAGAGTATATGGATGCACTTGAAATTGTTGAGCGTAACGACGGTAGTCTGGGTGTATTCAAAAGTACCTATGCCAACAAAATGAATGAAATTAAGCCGCATTTGAATTGGGCTCATCGAATTATCAATAGATCAAAAGTATACGGGGTGTTACATGAACAACAACATTTTGTCAGTCTCTTACCCAACCACGAAAACACATCTGCTGCCAATCCTGGAGCAGTTCAGCGTTAAAATTACGGAGACTCATAATCCATTCCGTCTTCCTGTGGACAAGCTGTTTGCGATGGCGGCACGGGTCAATAAAAAGCGTTCATTTTTATTTGTCAGCAAGGTGCTGGGCAAGCATATTCCGGTAAACCCATACACCTCTCTGCTCAGTGGTGCGGCGCTGGCGATCCTGCTATATAAGGAGCTTGTCCCACAAGCGGGACAACAGATGGATGAACTGATTGGAGAGGCCGTGAGAGGACTACTTAACCCAGACTATGCGAAAGAGGCCTATCGAAAGCTGATGGATGAGCGTTTAGCTTTTGCTTTTACGGAGCCGATCAAGTTTGTTGGTTTTGCCGAGACGGCTACAGCACTGGGACACAGTATGTATCGGTTGTTTGACGACGGTACCTCGTATATTCATACGACACGCGAGGATATCCCGGGCCTTCGGCCTATTATTCGGTTTGAAGAAGAGCATTCGCACGCTGTTGATCATCGTTGCTATGCACTGGATGAAGGTGCTTTTGCGGGTGATGGCCCGATTGTGCTGGTAGATGATGAAATTACGACGGGGAAAACAACGCTTAATATCATACGGGATATTCAGGAGCATTTTCCGCGTAAACAGTATGTGATTGCTTCGTTATTGGATTGGCGGACAGACAGCGACGAGCAGGCTTTCGCTGATCTGGAGGTAGAGCTAGGCATTACGATTACGCCTTTAAGCTTGCTCAAAGGAAAGATTGAGGTACAGGGAGTACCAATACTGGATCACGCAGAATATGCTGGACAGGCTGGGAACCCAGAACATGCAGCCACTAGCATGGCAGAGGTTAATAAAGATGCTTCTGGAATAATTGACCACCGTTTTGAACAGGAGGCTTCCGGTTTTGAGCGGGTAGTACACAGCTCCATGTCAACGGACGGGTACACCAATACAGCTCCTTATCTAAAATATACAGGCCGTTTTGGTCTACAATCCATTGACAATTCAGCGTTGGATGCAGAAATCACGCGTACAGCCGAACGACTGAAGCAACTTCGTTCTGGGCAACGCACGCTGGTTATGGGCACGGGAGAATTCATGTACATTCCAATGCGGATTGCAGCAGAGTTAGGCCCGGATGTGTATTTTCAATCGACGACACGCAGCCCGGTATATCCCCACCGAGAAGAAGGGTATGGAGTCGCTTGTGGTGTGACATATCCATCGCCTGAGGACAGTACGATACGCAATTTTATTTATAATGTAGACCCTGGTCAGTATGACGAAATATTCGTTT
The Paenibacillus peoriae DNA segment above includes these coding regions:
- a CDS encoding HpcH/HpaI aldolase/citrate lyase family protein, translated to MEFHNRSPKSILAYAIGAALYMPATRSEVAEEIKNGKHEGLTTVILDLEDAIGDQQVGQAEQSLAQQLFQLLSYVRTGMMSEQQLPLLFVRVRSVEQLERLLNGLGESLSLLTGFVLPKFSSDNGRAYFALIAEYNRSMHTGAGNENNMPVLYGLPILESSKIIYRETRWKELLSIKEILDEYQEYVLNVRIGATDFSSLYGLRRSPDITIYEIAVIRDCIADIINLFGRVGSNYVISGPVWEYFSHRERVFKPQLRVSPFEDALGKPGRHLRMDFISDAVDGLIREVMMDKENGIIGKTIIHPSHIKPVQAMYAVTHEEYMDALEIVERNDGSLGVFKSTYANKMNEIKPHLNWAHRIINRSKVYGVLHEQQHFVSLLPNHENTSAANPGAVQR
- a CDS encoding phosphoribosyltransferase family protein — encoded protein: MNNNILSVSYPTTKTHLLPILEQFSVKITETHNPFRLPVDKLFAMAARVNKKRSFLFVSKVLGKHIPVNPYTSLLSGAALAILLYKELVPQAGQQMDELIGEAVRGLLNPDYAKEAYRKLMDERLAFAFTEPIKFVGFAETATALGHSMYRLFDDGTSYIHTTREDIPGLRPIIRFEEEHSHAVDHRCYALDEGAFAGDGPIVLVDDEITTGKTTLNIIRDIQEHFPRKQYVIASLLDWRTDSDEQAFADLEVELGITITPLSLLKGKIEVQGVPILDHAEYAGQAGNPEHAATSMAEVNKDASGIIDHRFEQEASGFERVVHSSMSTDGYTNTAPYLKYTGRFGLQSIDNSALDAEITRTAERLKQLRSGQRTLVMGTGEFMYIPMRIAAELGPDVYFQSTTRSPVYPHREEGYGVACGVTYPSPEDSTIRNFIYNVDPGQYDEIFVLMERESDLERMNPMLEALNRLGCDKVHVVYFNGLTRQESKGARI
- a CDS encoding TerC family protein; the encoded protein is MLNDLFKNISENYGHFFSWSDVVGTLTDPVSWGIIGTLILLEGLLSADNALVLAVMVKHLPKEQQKRALFYGILGAYIFRFLAIGLGTFLIKFTLIKVLGAAYLLYIAYKGLFKSEGDGEVKNKPTSFWKTVLMVELMDIAFSIDSVIAAFGVSEKVWVLFLGGILGVLMMRGVAQVFLKLIDKFPELEQTAFIMIAIIGGKMLAAAFGFHMSQILFFGILIAVFVGTMVISSAKRKKKADKEA